Proteins from a genomic interval of Streptococcus oralis:
- the tsf gene encoding translation elongation factor Ts, with the protein MAEITAKLVKELREKSGAGVMDAKKALVEVEGDIEKAIELLREKGMAKAAKKADRVAAEGLTGVFVNGNVAAVVEVNAETDFVAKNAQFVDLVNATAKVIAEGKPANNEEALALTMPSGETLEAAYVSATATIGEKISFRRFALLEKTDAQHFGAYQHNGGRIGVISVIEGGDEALAKQISMHIAAMKPTVLSYKELDEQFVKDELAQLNHVIDQDNDSRAMVGKPALPHLKYGSKAQLTDEVIAQAEEDIKAELVAEGKPEKIWDKIIPGKMDRFVLDNTKVDQAYTLLAQVYIMDDSKTVEAYLESVNASVVGFARFEVGEGIEKAANDFEAEVAATMAAALNN; encoded by the coding sequence ATGGCAGAAATTACAGCTAAACTTGTTAAAGAGTTGCGTGAAAAATCTGGTGCTGGTGTTATGGACGCTAAGAAAGCATTGGTTGAAGTTGAAGGTGATATCGAAAAAGCAATCGAATTGCTTCGCGAAAAAGGTATGGCTAAGGCAGCTAAGAAAGCTGACCGTGTTGCAGCTGAAGGTTTGACTGGTGTATTTGTTAACGGTAACGTTGCAGCAGTAGTTGAAGTAAATGCTGAAACTGACTTCGTTGCAAAAAATGCTCAATTCGTTGACTTGGTAAATGCTACAGCTAAAGTAATTGCTGAAGGAAAACCAGCTAACAACGAAGAAGCTCTTGCTTTGACAATGCCTTCAGGTGAAACTCTTGAAGCAGCCTATGTATCTGCAACAGCTACAATCGGTGAAAAAATCTCATTCCGTCGTTTTGCTTTGCTTGAAAAAACAGATGCACAACACTTTGGAGCATACCAACACAATGGTGGACGTATCGGTGTTATCTCTGTCATCGAAGGTGGAGACGAAGCGCTTGCTAAACAAATCTCAATGCACATTGCTGCGATGAAACCAACAGTTCTTTCTTACAAAGAATTGGATGAGCAGTTCGTTAAAGATGAGTTGGCACAATTGAACCACGTGATTGACCAAGATAATGATAGCCGTGCAATGGTTGGTAAACCAGCTCTTCCACACTTGAAATATGGATCAAAAGCTCAATTGACTGATGAAGTGATTGCTCAAGCTGAAGAAGATATCAAAGCTGAATTGGTTGCAGAAGGCAAACCCGAAAAAATCTGGGACAAAATCATCCCAGGTAAAATGGATCGCTTCGTGCTTGACAACACTAAAGTTGACCAAGCATACACACTTCTTGCACAAGTCTACATCATGGATGACAGCAAGACAGTTGAAGCTTACCTTGAATCAGTAAATGCTTCAGTAGTTGGGTTCGCTCGCTTTGAAGTTGGTGAAGGTATCGAAAAAGCTGCAAATGATTTTGAAGCTGAAGTTGCAGCTACAATGGCAGCAGCTTTGAATAACTAA
- a CDS encoding DUF5592 family protein gives MYDEKYGVPRDIYAKVKIIGLLILDIAFVGITGVIALSVGLKIFPKSQWIQMFAFIFLTPVLSLYLVLPANGGKKNWHSMFLFFRRRRKRYISLNYIRRRKP, from the coding sequence ATGTACGATGAAAAATACGGTGTACCTAGAGACATCTACGCTAAAGTCAAGATTATAGGCCTTCTTATCCTGGATATTGCTTTTGTAGGAATTACTGGAGTAATCGCTTTGAGCGTTGGCTTAAAAATCTTTCCCAAAAGCCAGTGGATACAGATGTTCGCATTCATTTTTTTAACACCAGTTCTGAGTTTGTATCTGGTGTTACCAGCTAACGGTGGCAAAAAGAATTGGCACAGCATGTTTCTTTTCTTCAGACGAAGAAGAAAACGTTATATTAGCTTGAATTATATCAGAAGGAGAAAACCATAA
- a CDS encoding ISLre2 family transposase, whose translation MAFFDERELKNKLLFQNAKEFYNFVSRYDEEMVPVMKAKGYTCIHSMERTVAFTFGEFTFRRRRWKKGDHWVIPVDEKLGLQKNVRFSWEFMYQVAKLSTLMPYDKVTQVIQLTYHISITKPIVVKAVKICEKLLEEREGYRYYEENKEVSKRKAQVIYIEGDGVMVKARDTQKDNKHYDLSHFVVHTGSQKVGSNRFELQDKKEFIGLDNRLVREQVIDYLFNNYEVTDQTLLITNSDGGHGYTPYVFKEIAKVLRIKRHEHFWDEYHVNKELKNYLKFYSEDLLDRAFQAIKQHDKQLMRTVLDTTESYIETEEEQELFEKFKSKILRNFQYTKPAEQRGFSHAGIGIMESQHRKVTYRMKKRGMYWTLAGAETMSRIIVLNYEDSLRELFFGNWREDYEKFISLEEVSAYTIKKRMSKTDKENTSRYQCYPDSKRLSYFRKQ comes from the coding sequence ATGGCTTTCTTTGATGAGAGAGAACTAAAAAATAAATTGCTGTTTCAAAATGCAAAAGAATTTTATAATTTTGTTTCTAGGTATGATGAGGAGATGGTTCCAGTCATGAAAGCAAAGGGCTATACCTGTATTCATTCAATGGAGCGAACCGTCGCTTTTACATTTGGTGAGTTTACTTTCAGAAGAAGACGTTGGAAAAAGGGAGATCATTGGGTCATTCCAGTAGATGAAAAGTTAGGGCTTCAAAAGAACGTCCGCTTCTCCTGGGAATTTATGTATCAGGTGGCCAAATTATCTACTTTAATGCCATATGATAAAGTAACTCAGGTGATCCAATTGACTTATCACATCTCTATCACAAAGCCAATTGTAGTAAAAGCTGTAAAAATCTGTGAGAAGTTATTGGAGGAAAGGGAAGGCTATCGATATTATGAGGAGAATAAAGAGGTTAGCAAAAGAAAAGCCCAGGTTATTTATATTGAGGGTGATGGTGTGATGGTTAAAGCACGTGACACACAGAAGGATAATAAACATTATGATTTATCCCATTTTGTAGTTCATACAGGAAGCCAGAAAGTTGGCAGCAATCGATTTGAACTCCAGGACAAAAAGGAATTTATTGGTCTTGACAATCGCTTAGTGAGGGAGCAGGTAATCGATTATCTATTCAATAATTACGAAGTTACGGATCAGACTTTATTGATTACGAACTCTGATGGGGGTCATGGATATACACCCTATGTTTTCAAAGAAATTGCGAAGGTTTTGCGAATTAAACGACACGAACATTTTTGGGATGAGTATCATGTAAATAAGGAGTTGAAGAATTATTTAAAATTTTACTCTGAAGATCTATTGGATAGAGCTTTCCAGGCGATTAAGCAGCATGATAAACAGTTAATGAGAACTGTCCTAGATACGACAGAAAGTTATATCGAGACAGAAGAAGAACAAGAGTTATTTGAGAAGTTCAAGAGTAAAATATTGAGAAATTTCCAATACACCAAACCAGCCGAACAAAGGGGATTCAGTCATGCAGGAATCGGGATAATGGAGAGTCAGCATCGTAAGGTCACTTATAGAATGAAAAAAAGAGGAATGTACTGGACACTTGCTGGAGCTGAGACGATGAGTAGGATAATTGTTTTGAATTATGAAGATTCTTTGAGGGAGCTATTCTTTGGCAACTGGAGAGAAGATTATGAAAAATTTATTTCTTTAGAGGAAGTTTCTGCTTATACCATTAAAAAAAGAATGAGTAAAACGGATAAAGAAAATACATCTAGATATCAATGTTACCCTGATAGTAAAAGATTATCTTACTTCCGAAAACAATAG
- a CDS encoding BRCT domain-containing protein, with amino-acid sequence MDLTEKNIVITGSLRPLTREEAIRFLESKGAVVQSYVSNKTDILVLGHKQLDLFDPDKRSKKHDAALRRISEGQSITFLSEESFFDLVKKSQD; translated from the coding sequence ATGGATTTAACAGAAAAGAACATTGTTATCACAGGAAGCCTACGTCCTCTAACTCGAGAAGAAGCCATACGATTTTTAGAAAGTAAAGGAGCTGTCGTGCAAAGCTATGTATCTAATAAAACAGATATATTGGTTTTAGGACACAAGCAGTTGGATCTTTTTGATCCAGATAAACGGTCTAAAAAGCATGATGCAGCGCTTAGAAGAATATCAGAAGGTCAATCCATCACTTTCCTTTCTGAAGAATCATTCTTTGATTTAGTCAAGAAGTCTCAAGATTGA
- a CDS encoding CHAP domain-containing protein — MKKIFKLKILIPFVALLLIINVGITMLVGIMGAVTNNGRNDCGAVETTSSTGDSTVSSADGSIDEFVKKHKEAYILSWKAGGFLPSASITQTMIENGFNFTNPNGTSFWKAHNMGGVKTSSKSNFPVTLATYGEDSVDLSGTKPGANVGDGTGGAYTWFSSYDAGIVGKAEFMAHQTLYKGAINNTNGIASLSAIADGGWATDGTYKSKLTDMYQKLGTKYQWLDKEAIAAHGEKPYEGSSTQDVSSSDSTVSSSAEKSGCGESGSSADGTGTVPSDATAWGYKPEDLPDSLKPFIIDPKSLGMDYAKSTGWYNPGSDEYAGQCVNLTISMGNHLWGHSGSVQGDGKDQAAAWAAIFGNSVKTTPKRGAIFSSQVGGGGYGHTGIVCHVFENGSILFVEQNTPLSGWDQFKTPYTWNYRIWTKSQQQEQVISFAYPDDREAKLSSN, encoded by the coding sequence ATGAAAAAAATATTTAAACTGAAGATCCTCATTCCTTTTGTGGCTCTCCTATTAATTATCAATGTTGGGATAACCATGTTAGTTGGGATAATGGGAGCTGTAACTAATAATGGAAGAAATGATTGTGGTGCTGTAGAAACAACATCTTCAACTGGCGACTCCACAGTTTCTTCAGCTGATGGTTCCATCGATGAATTTGTAAAAAAGCACAAGGAAGCCTATATCCTGTCTTGGAAGGCAGGAGGTTTCCTACCTTCAGCTTCTATCACTCAAACAATGATAGAGAATGGCTTCAATTTTACGAATCCTAATGGTACTTCCTTCTGGAAAGCTCACAATATGGGAGGTGTTAAAACCTCTAGTAAAAGTAATTTTCCAGTTACTCTTGCGACGTATGGTGAAGATAGTGTTGATTTAAGTGGGACAAAGCCTGGAGCGAATGTCGGAGACGGTACAGGAGGAGCTTATACTTGGTTCTCTAGCTACGATGCAGGGATCGTAGGGAAAGCTGAGTTTATGGCTCACCAGACACTCTATAAAGGGGCTATAAACAATACAAATGGTATTGCTAGCCTATCTGCTATAGCAGATGGTGGATGGGCCACAGATGGCACTTATAAGAGCAAACTAACTGATATGTATCAAAAACTAGGTACGAAATATCAGTGGCTTGATAAGGAAGCCATTGCTGCTCATGGTGAGAAGCCCTATGAAGGATCCAGTACACAAGATGTTAGTTCTTCAGATAGTACGGTGTCTTCTTCAGCTGAAAAAAGTGGATGTGGTGAGTCAGGTAGCAGTGCCGATGGAACGGGAACTGTCCCTTCAGATGCGACTGCATGGGGGTATAAACCAGAAGACTTGCCAGATAGCTTGAAACCATTCATTATTGATCCTAAGAGCTTAGGCATGGATTATGCCAAGTCTACAGGATGGTATAATCCTGGAAGTGACGAGTATGCTGGACAATGTGTGAATCTTACAATTAGCATGGGAAATCACTTATGGGGTCATTCTGGCTCAGTACAGGGAGATGGGAAAGATCAAGCGGCGGCATGGGCTGCAATATTTGGAAATTCGGTTAAGACTACACCTAAAAGAGGCGCTATTTTCTCTTCACAGGTAGGAGGCGGAGGATATGGTCATACTGGAATTGTATGTCATGTTTTCGAGAATGGCTCTATCTTATTTGTAGAACAAAATACACCTCTGAGTGGTTGGGATCAGTTCAAAACTCCATATACATGGAATTATCGTATTTGGACTAAATCACAACAACAAGAACAGGTAATCTCTTTTGCTTATCCAGATGACAGAGAAGCTAAATTAAGTTCAAATTAA
- the rpsB gene encoding 30S ribosomal protein S2, with protein MAVISMKQLLEAGVHFGHQTRRWNPKMAKYIFTERNGIHVIDLQQTVKYADQAYDFMRDAAANDAVVLFVGTKKQAADAVKEEAERSGQYYINHRWLGGTLTNWGTIQKRIARLKEIKRMEEEGIFDVLPKKEVALLNKQRARLEKFLGGIEDMPRIPDVMYVVDPHKEQIAVKEAKKLGIPVVAMVDTNTDPDDIDVIIPANDDAIRAVKLITAKLADAIIEGRQGEDAATVEAEFAASEAQADSIEEIVEVVEGDNA; from the coding sequence ATGGCAGTAATTTCAATGAAACAACTTCTTGAGGCTGGTGTACACTTTGGTCACCAAACTCGTCGCTGGAACCCTAAGATGGCTAAGTACATCTTCACTGAACGTAACGGAATCCACGTTATCGACTTGCAACAAACTGTAAAATACGCTGACCAAGCATACGACTTCATGCGTGATGCTGCAGCTAACGATGCAGTTGTATTGTTTGTTGGTACTAAGAAACAAGCTGCTGATGCTGTTAAGGAAGAAGCAGAACGTTCAGGTCAATACTACATCAACCACCGTTGGTTGGGTGGAACTCTTACTAACTGGGGAACTATCCAAAAACGTATTGCTCGTTTGAAAGAAATCAAACGTATGGAAGAAGAAGGAATCTTCGACGTTCTTCCTAAGAAAGAAGTTGCACTTCTTAACAAACAACGTGCACGTCTTGAAAAATTCTTGGGTGGTATCGAAGACATGCCTCGTATCCCAGATGTAATGTACGTAGTTGACCCACATAAAGAGCAAATCGCTGTTAAAGAAGCTAAAAAATTGGGTATCCCAGTTGTAGCGATGGTTGACACAAACACTGATCCAGACGATATCGATGTAATCATCCCAGCTAACGATGACGCTATCCGCGCTGTTAAATTGATCACAGCTAAATTGGCTGACGCTATCATCGAAGGACGTCAAGGTGAGGATGCAGCAACAGTTGAAGCAGAATTTGCAGCTTCAGAAGCTCAAGCTGACTCAATCGAAGAAATCGTTGAAGTTGTAGAAGGCGACAACGCTTAA
- a CDS encoding pLS20_p028 family conjugation system transmembrane protein, whose protein sequence is MHYQTFSDLVNEVKDLNGKITGENAKKLAEFYSYWNNYLEPTPAFMAFLTYLPGGIAKALYQITSSLEHVFNNMFKLFGLFGYLGDQKTIIGQFFYWFQLLGTSLFTLILVVSAVAGVFTKPVKYKGVITNFLLVTAVTAVLPLALTTISTAVAQDAMSIQTVTSEAPSGSQPTSSLALQPMKNNVVDLKVLIYKDFSTELFPMDDYGYIKPVQEGSTPVNNITDNPEQRDTTDFATKIDFGANYGTTNPKMLEDIEGEDKIPGIKGLFLHKLNSNNTGVESITEHRLINQLSAFESVYMRYKVNWIGMFLQYIILIVLLVSMIIKLVKSVFDILIEAMISPILGYSSLSNSKKYKELLRTIGGALAGIFFEVIIMRVTLEIFRDLPILSVSAVSKLSGGFFDGLNMWEQCLAAAFVYVGVFFAAMQGVAMIERWLGVSTGHSETAQQLLGAMMMGNAFAAGAGGLFNGGMALGQFGMDMAKKAPDALSKGSQILGNSLARTGGGIQGALNSVKDQGLMNAAKGGVSNMVDLAEWKAFEAMQNTKGAVGSALDKLDDKAASAQNATYNALKNDAVPGIDQQPGPIDIPEPPIDPGTTDAPIVDPTPSAEEMESPIQDPNPPADAPVSESQPPAQPDSSQQKFQQSMNQMNYMNQQMQQAGQRMQGGRHITGAESDDEEE, encoded by the coding sequence GTGCACTATCAAACCTTTTCAGATTTGGTGAATGAGGTCAAAGATCTCAATGGCAAGATTACTGGTGAGAATGCAAAAAAGCTGGCAGAGTTCTATTCCTATTGGAATAACTATTTAGAACCGACTCCTGCATTTATGGCATTTCTCACCTATTTACCAGGAGGGATTGCGAAGGCTCTTTATCAAATCACTTCCAGCCTAGAACATGTTTTTAATAATATGTTTAAGCTCTTTGGCCTCTTCGGTTATCTGGGCGACCAGAAGACGATTATAGGCCAGTTCTTTTACTGGTTTCAGCTATTGGGGACGTCCTTGTTTACTCTGATTTTGGTCGTGTCGGCCGTCGCAGGAGTTTTTACAAAGCCAGTCAAATACAAAGGAGTCATCACGAATTTCCTTTTGGTAACGGCTGTAACTGCTGTATTGCCACTAGCTTTGACCACTATCTCAACAGCAGTGGCACAGGATGCCATGTCTATCCAGACGGTCACTAGTGAAGCGCCATCTGGCAGTCAACCGACTTCCTCCTTGGCTCTTCAACCCATGAAAAATAATGTGGTAGACTTAAAAGTCTTGATCTACAAGGATTTTTCTACGGAGTTGTTTCCAATGGATGACTATGGCTATATCAAGCCTGTTCAAGAGGGCTCTACCCCTGTCAATAATATCACGGATAACCCTGAACAGCGGGACACGACTGATTTTGCGACCAAGATTGATTTTGGGGCAAACTATGGTACAACAAATCCAAAAATGTTGGAGGATATAGAGGGCGAAGACAAAATACCTGGTATTAAAGGCTTGTTCCTCCATAAGTTGAATTCCAATAATACTGGAGTTGAAAGCATCACAGAACATCGCCTCATTAATCAATTGAGTGCCTTTGAATCCGTTTATATGCGCTATAAAGTCAACTGGATAGGGATGTTTCTTCAGTACATTATCCTGATTGTTCTATTGGTCAGCATGATCATCAAGCTCGTCAAATCAGTTTTTGATATTCTGATTGAAGCAATGATTTCTCCGATTCTTGGTTATAGCTCCCTATCAAACTCAAAGAAATACAAAGAGCTGTTAAGAACGATTGGTGGTGCTTTAGCAGGAATTTTCTTTGAAGTTATCATTATGCGTGTAACACTTGAGATTTTCAGAGATTTACCAATCCTTTCTGTTTCAGCAGTATCTAAGCTTTCTGGCGGATTCTTTGATGGACTCAATATGTGGGAACAGTGTCTCGCCGCTGCCTTTGTCTATGTTGGAGTATTCTTTGCAGCAATGCAAGGAGTGGCCATGATCGAGCGCTGGCTTGGAGTTTCGACTGGTCATAGTGAAACAGCTCAACAATTGCTAGGTGCTATGATGATGGGGAATGCCTTTGCGGCTGGAGCAGGTGGTCTCTTTAATGGTGGTATGGCACTTGGCCAATTTGGTATGGATATGGCTAAAAAAGCTCCAGATGCCTTGTCTAAAGGAAGTCAGATTCTAGGAAATAGCCTTGCCAGAACTGGAGGTGGTATTCAAGGTGCTTTGAACTCTGTAAAAGACCAGGGCTTGATGAATGCGGCCAAAGGTGGTGTAAGTAATATGGTTGATTTGGCAGAATGGAAAGCTTTTGAAGCCATGCAAAATACGAAAGGGGCAGTTGGTAGCGCTTTAGATAAGCTGGATGATAAAGCTGCCTCTGCTCAAAATGCGACCTATAACGCTCTGAAAAATGATGCTGTTCCTGGAATTGATCAGCAGCCTGGACCAATTGATATTCCTGAGCCTCCAATTGATCCAGGAACAACAGATGCACCTATTGTCGATCCAACTCCTTCAGCTGAAGAAATGGAGTCCCCAATTCAAGATCCAAATCCACCTGCAGATGCACCAGTTTCAGAATCACAACCACCAGCACAGCCTGATTCTTCTCAACAAAAATTTCAACAGAGCATGAATCAAATGAATTACATGAACCAACAAATGCAACAAGCAGGACAGCGTATGCAGGGAGGACGTCATATAACAGGTGCTGAGAGTGACGATGAAGAAGAATAG
- a CDS encoding ParA family protein: protein MKIQTTNLGKGGGGKTTDTFNEGDWLARVKGLRTLLIDGAWECNLTRTFDVKCEKTVYDIFTTGEYEIVPISENLSLICGDERLTDEQLDLASRNNKYLQLFMWFSEHYEELEAQFDVILIDTHNDESLVTANFIAVSDIVLAVSDASLNGFRAWLSLKNFVDFIKSEAIEVITKKSYVKAEPYLIGNKIKYVGNNVTDTCKQFLEVVEEDQAYLGSIQEKELMAKSLVISQSVFEQREEMTANQQETHQKFYDNINYVYENILSVLEGEVA, encoded by the coding sequence ATGAAGATTCAGACTACAAACTTAGGAAAAGGTGGCGGTGGTAAGACTACAGATACCTTTAATGAAGGGGATTGGTTGGCACGTGTTAAGGGGCTTAGAACACTACTCATTGATGGAGCTTGGGAATGTAATTTGACAAGAACATTTGATGTAAAATGTGAGAAAACCGTCTATGATATATTTACGACTGGAGAGTATGAGATTGTTCCGATATCAGAAAATCTCAGTTTGATTTGTGGTGATGAGCGTTTGACAGATGAGCAGTTAGATCTTGCTAGTCGAAACAACAAGTATCTCCAGTTGTTTATGTGGTTTAGCGAACATTACGAAGAGTTAGAAGCACAATTTGATGTCATTCTGATTGATACGCACAATGATGAGAGTTTAGTTACAGCAAATTTTATAGCTGTATCAGATATTGTCTTGGCTGTTTCTGATGCCTCTCTAAATGGTTTTCGTGCCTGGTTATCTTTGAAAAATTTTGTAGACTTCATTAAGAGCGAAGCTATCGAAGTTATTACCAAGAAAAGCTATGTTAAAGCAGAACCTTATCTTATTGGAAATAAGATTAAGTACGTTGGAAACAATGTAACAGACACCTGTAAACAATTTTTAGAAGTTGTTGAAGAAGATCAGGCTTACCTGGGATCTATCCAGGAGAAAGAGCTCATGGCCAAGAGCCTTGTGATCAGTCAGAGTGTCTTTGAGCAGCGTGAAGAGATGACAGCTAACCAACAAGAGACACATCAGAAGTTTTATGATAATATAAACTACGTATATGAAAATATTTTGAGTGTGTTAGAAGGAGAGGTAGCATGA